In the Pseudomonas sp. ADAK2 genome, one interval contains:
- the cobO gene encoding cob(I)yrinic acid a,c-diamide adenosyltransferase — protein sequence MTDTPDRDERHLARMLRKKAVIDERIANSPNECGLLLVLTGNGKGKSSSAFGMLARSMGHGMQCGVVQFIKGRNSTGEELFFRRFPEQVRFHVMGEGFTWETQDRQRDIAAAEAAWAVSRELLRDPSIGLVVLDELNIALKHGYLDLDHVLSDLQARPPMQHVVVTGRGAKPEMIELADTVTEMNVIKHAFQAGIKAQKGVEL from the coding sequence ATGACTGATACCCCCGATCGTGACGAACGCCACCTGGCGCGCATGCTGCGCAAAAAAGCCGTGATTGACGAGCGCATCGCCAACTCGCCGAACGAATGCGGCCTGCTGCTGGTGCTGACCGGCAACGGCAAAGGCAAAAGCAGCTCGGCCTTCGGTATGCTCGCCCGCTCCATGGGCCACGGCATGCAGTGCGGCGTGGTGCAGTTCATCAAGGGCCGCAACAGCACCGGCGAAGAGTTGTTCTTCCGTCGCTTCCCGGAACAAGTGCGCTTTCATGTGATGGGCGAGGGCTTCACCTGGGAAACCCAGGACCGCCAGCGCGACATCGCCGCCGCCGAAGCCGCATGGGCCGTGTCCCGCGAATTGCTGCGCGATCCGTCGATTGGCCTGGTGGTGCTGGATGAATTGAACATCGCCCTCAAGCACGGTTACCTCGATCTTGATCATGTGCTCAGCGACTTGCAGGCCCGCCCACCGATGCAACACGTGGTGGTCACCGGTCGCGGCGCCAAGCCGGAAATGATCGAGCTGGCCGACACCGTCACCGAAATGAATGTGATCAAGCACGCGTTCCAGGCCGGGATCAAAGCGCAAAAAGGCGTCGAACTGTGA
- a CDS encoding PQQ-dependent sugar dehydrogenase, with amino-acid sequence MRKPQLVFVIALAGGLVACGETSSLQVTDGTGPSPKLPEPNKTLIPTVNIAPAIGWPAGAKPTAAAGTQVAAFAENLDHPRWLYVLPNGDVLVAETNAPPKPDDGTGIRGWVMKKVMGRAGAGVPSPNRITLLRDKDHDGVAETRTVFLENLNSPFGMTLVGSDLYVADTDRLLRFHYETGDTAIKSEPMKVIDLPGGTLNHHWTKNVIASKDGSKLYVTVGSNSNVGENGLDKEEGRAAIWEVDRATGNHRIFASGLRNPNGMGWEPNSGALWTSVNERDEIGSDLVPDYITSVKDGAFYGWPFSYYGQHVDVRVEPQNPDMVAKAIAPDYAVGPHTASLGFTFAEGSKLPAPFTNGAFVGQHGSWNRKPHSGYKVIFVPFTAGKPTGQPVDVLTGFLDKDENALGRPVGVVIDQQGDLLVADDVGNKVWRVSAVK; translated from the coding sequence ATGCGCAAGCCCCAGCTCGTTTTCGTCATCGCGCTCGCCGGAGGGCTTGTTGCCTGCGGTGAGACGTCCAGCCTGCAAGTCACAGACGGCACCGGCCCGTCGCCCAAGTTGCCAGAACCGAATAAAACCCTGATCCCGACGGTGAATATTGCCCCGGCGATCGGCTGGCCGGCCGGTGCCAAACCTACCGCGGCAGCAGGCACGCAGGTCGCGGCCTTTGCCGAAAATCTCGATCACCCGCGCTGGCTCTATGTACTGCCCAACGGTGATGTGCTGGTGGCCGAAACCAACGCGCCACCCAAGCCCGATGACGGCACGGGTATTCGTGGCTGGGTGATGAAGAAAGTCATGGGCCGCGCCGGTGCCGGCGTGCCGAGCCCGAATCGTATTACGCTGCTGCGGGACAAGGACCACGATGGCGTGGCCGAAACGCGCACGGTGTTCCTGGAAAACCTCAACTCGCCCTTCGGCATGACCCTGGTCGGCAGTGACCTGTATGTCGCCGACACCGATCGTTTGCTGCGTTTCCACTATGAAACCGGCGATACGGCGATCAAGTCAGAACCGATGAAGGTCATCGACCTGCCGGGCGGCACGTTGAATCACCACTGGACCAAGAACGTCATCGCCAGCAAGGACGGCAGCAAGTTGTACGTGACCGTGGGCTCCAACAGCAACGTCGGCGAAAACGGCCTGGATAAGGAAGAAGGTCGCGCGGCGATCTGGGAAGTCGACCGCGCCACCGGCAACCACCGGATCTTCGCCTCGGGCCTGCGCAACCCCAATGGCATGGGCTGGGAACCGAACAGCGGCGCACTCTGGACCTCGGTCAACGAGCGCGATGAAATCGGCAGCGACCTGGTGCCGGACTACATCACCTCGGTCAAGGACGGCGCCTTCTATGGCTGGCCGTTCAGCTATTACGGGCAGCACGTCGACGTGCGCGTCGAGCCGCAGAACCCGGATATGGTGGCCAAAGCCATCGCCCCGGATTACGCGGTGGGCCCGCACACCGCCTCGTTGGGCTTTACCTTTGCCGAAGGCAGCAAGTTGCCAGCACCGTTCACCAACGGCGCCTTCGTGGGCCAACATGGCTCGTGGAACCGCAAACCGCACAGCGGCTATAAAGTGATTTTCGTACCATTCACGGCGGGCAAACCGACCGGGCAGCCGGTGGATGTGCTGACCGGGTTCCTCGACAAGGATGAAAATGCCTTGGGCCGGCCGGTGGGTGTGGTGATCGATCAGCAGGGGGATTTGCTGGTGGCGGATGATGTGGGGAATAAGGTGTGGCGGGTTTCGGCGGTTAAATAA
- a CDS encoding O-methyltransferase, with product MTARTLNLDDSLYHYLLDVSLRETPLLKRLRDETQALPMARWQVAPEQGQFLALLVKLTGARRLLEVGTFTGYSALCMAAALPDDGSLICCDIPGDYNATARHYWQEAGLAARIDLRLAPALETLAQLSGPFDLVFIDADKANYPSYLEHALRLLRVGGLAVFDNTLWSGRVLESNPESADTRAIQALNRALKDDARVDLSLLPIGDGLTLCRKR from the coding sequence ATGACCGCTCGCACGCTTAATCTCGACGATTCCCTGTATCACTACCTGCTCGACGTTTCCCTCAGGGAAACGCCGCTGCTCAAGCGTTTGCGCGATGAAACCCAGGCGCTGCCCATGGCGCGCTGGCAAGTGGCGCCGGAGCAAGGGCAATTCCTCGCGTTGCTGGTCAAGCTCACCGGCGCCAGGCGTTTGCTGGAAGTCGGCACCTTCACTGGTTACAGCGCCTTGTGCATGGCGGCGGCGCTACCGGATGACGGCTCGCTGATCTGTTGCGATATCCCCGGCGACTACAACGCCACCGCGCGGCATTATTGGCAGGAGGCGGGTTTGGCCGCGCGCATCGACTTGCGCCTGGCGCCGGCGCTGGAAACCCTGGCGCAACTGTCAGGGCCGTTCGATCTGGTCTTCATTGATGCCGACAAGGCCAATTACCCGAGTTATCTGGAGCACGCCCTGCGGTTATTGCGGGTGGGTGGTTTGGCGGTATTCGATAACACGTTGTGGAGCGGGCGGGTGCTGGAGAGCAATCCCGAAAGCGCGGACACCCGGGCCATCCAGGCGCTCAATCGAGCGCTGAAGGATGACGCACGGGTGGATCTGTCGTTGTTGCCGATTGGCGATGGGTTGACGCTGTGCCGCAAAAGGTAA
- a CDS encoding C40 family peptidase, translated as MTMSARLTLMLFAALLSACASRTPPPSAPVVRAPIVFSTSPSFSPEAEDVLFRALGLVGTPYRWGGNTPDSGFDCSGLIGYVYRDVAGISLPRTTREMISMQAANVGKEGLQTGDLIFFATNGGSQVSHAGIYVGEGRFVHAPATGGTVKLDSLSKAYWQKAYLSAKRVLQPEHLARNQ; from the coding sequence ATGACGATGTCAGCCCGCCTCACCCTGATGCTCTTCGCAGCGCTGCTCAGCGCCTGCGCCAGCCGCACACCACCGCCTTCTGCGCCCGTGGTTCGTGCCCCGATTGTTTTCAGTACCTCTCCATCATTCTCGCCTGAAGCCGAAGACGTGCTGTTTCGTGCCTTGGGCCTGGTGGGCACGCCGTATCGCTGGGGCGGCAACACGCCGGATTCCGGGTTCGATTGCAGCGGCCTGATCGGATACGTCTACCGTGACGTCGCCGGCATTTCCCTGCCGCGCACCACCCGCGAGATGATCAGCATGCAAGCGGCCAACGTCGGCAAGGAAGGCTTGCAAACCGGTGACCTGATTTTCTTCGCCACCAACGGCGGCTCCCAGGTCAGCCACGCCGGGATTTATGTCGGTGAAGGCCGCTTCGTCCATGCGCCGGCCACGGGCGGCACGGTGAAGCTCGACAGTCTGTCCAAAGCCTACTGGCAGAAAGCCTATCTGAGCGCCAAACGGGTGTTGCAACCTGAGCACTTGGCGCGTAATCAGTAA
- a CDS encoding C40 family peptidase yields MLNRFAPLVPLALVTLLFGCAAHSPVSQQASQQQIKNSATAQSSVLYQEALNQEETATEKELADFADGKSYQLPVLADSILERGMSLIGTRYRFGGTSEAGFDCSGFIGYLFREEAGMNLPRSTREMINVDAPLVSRNNLKPGDLLFFATNGRRGRVSHAGIYLGDDQFIHSSSRKSGGVRVDNLGDSYWSKTFIEAKRALAMAPTVVTARK; encoded by the coding sequence ATGCTAAATCGCTTCGCACCCCTCGTGCCCCTCGCACTCGTCACCCTGTTGTTCGGTTGCGCTGCTCACTCTCCAGTGTCCCAGCAGGCGTCGCAACAGCAGATTAAGAATTCGGCCACTGCCCAATCTTCCGTTCTTTATCAGGAAGCTCTTAACCAAGAAGAGACAGCCACCGAAAAAGAACTGGCAGACTTCGCCGACGGCAAGTCGTACCAGCTTCCGGTTCTGGCCGACAGCATCCTCGAACGTGGCATGTCCCTGATCGGTACCCGTTACCGTTTCGGCGGTACCTCTGAAGCCGGTTTCGACTGCAGCGGTTTCATCGGCTACCTGTTTCGTGAAGAGGCCGGCATGAACCTGCCGCGTTCCACTCGCGAAATGATCAACGTGGACGCCCCGCTGGTGTCGCGCAACAACCTGAAGCCTGGTGACTTGCTGTTCTTCGCCACCAACGGTCGTCGCGGTCGCGTCAGTCACGCCGGGATCTACCTTGGTGATGACCAGTTCATCCACTCCAGCAGCCGCAAAAGCGGTGGCGTGCGGGTCGATAACCTGGGCGACAGCTACTGGAGCAAGACCTTCATCGAAGCCAAGCGCGCACTCGCGATGGCCCCGACTGTAGTCACTGCTCGCAAGTAA
- the hda gene encoding DnaA regulatory inactivator Hda has translation MKPIQLPLGVRLRDDATFINYYPGANAAALGYVERLCEADAGWTESLIYLWGKDGVGRTHLLQAACLRFEQMGEPAVYLPLAELLDRGIEILDNLEQYELVCLDDLQAVAGRADWEEALFHLFNRLRDSGRRLLIAASTSPRELPVKLADLKSRLTLALIFQMRPLSDEDKLRALQLRASRRGLHLTDEVGHFILTRGTRSMSALFELLERLDQASLQAQRKLTIPFLKETLGW, from the coding sequence ATGAAACCGATTCAGCTGCCCCTAGGTGTGCGTCTGCGTGATGACGCTACCTTTATCAATTACTACCCAGGCGCCAATGCCGCTGCACTCGGCTATGTCGAGCGGCTATGCGAAGCCGACGCCGGCTGGACCGAAAGCCTGATCTACCTCTGGGGCAAGGACGGGGTAGGGCGCACGCATCTGTTGCAGGCCGCCTGCCTGCGTTTCGAGCAAATGGGTGAACCGGCGGTGTACCTGCCGTTGGCCGAGCTGCTTGATCGCGGGATCGAAATCCTCGACAACCTCGAACAATACGAACTGGTCTGCCTTGATGATCTACAAGCCGTCGCTGGCCGGGCGGATTGGGAAGAGGCGTTGTTCCACTTGTTCAATCGTCTGCGGGACAGCGGTCGGCGTCTGTTGATTGCCGCTTCGACCTCGCCCCGTGAACTGCCGGTGAAGTTGGCGGATCTGAAATCACGCCTGACCCTGGCACTGATCTTCCAGATGCGTCCGCTGTCCGATGAAGACAAATTGCGGGCCTTGCAGTTGCGCGCATCCCGTCGCGGTTTGCACCTGACCGACGAAGTCGGGCATTTCATCCTGACTCGCGGCACCCGCAGCATGAGCGCGCTTTTCGAGCTGCTTGAGCGTCTCGATCAGGCCTCCCTTCAAGCGCAGCGCAAGCTGACCATTCCCTTCCTGAAAGAAACGCTAGGCTGGTAA
- a CDS encoding AI-2E family transporter: protein MADTRRWFWLGGVVLLCAFVWLLHPILTPFLVALLLAYLFDPLVDRLEKAGLSRTWGVVAVFALFTLIFTTLLLVLVPMLAKQLFRLYELAPQMLDWLQHTALPWAQSKFGLSDNFWKFDKLKAAISEHMGQTTDIVGVVLSQATASGLALIGWLANLVLIPVVSFYLLRDWDLMMAKIRSLLPRDREERVVTLAGECHEVLGAFVRGQLLVMLALGVIYAAGLMLLGLELGLLIGLIAGLAAIVPYMGFVIGIGAALIAGLFQFHGDLYPMLGIVAVFMVGQALEGMVLTPLLVGDRIGLHPVAVIFAILAGGELFGFTGVLLALPVAAVIMVLVRHVHDLYKDSDMYSGVDEPEL, encoded by the coding sequence ATGGCCGATACGCGGCGGTGGTTCTGGTTGGGTGGGGTGGTCCTGCTCTGCGCGTTTGTCTGGCTGTTGCATCCGATCCTGACGCCATTCCTGGTGGCGCTGCTGTTGGCCTATCTGTTCGATCCCCTGGTGGATCGCCTGGAGAAGGCCGGTCTGTCACGGACCTGGGGCGTGGTGGCGGTGTTTGCACTGTTCACGTTGATCTTCACCACCTTGCTGCTGGTGTTGGTGCCGATGCTCGCCAAGCAGTTGTTCCGCTTGTACGAACTGGCGCCGCAGATGCTCGACTGGTTGCAGCACACCGCATTGCCGTGGGCGCAATCGAAGTTTGGCCTGTCGGATAACTTCTGGAAGTTCGACAAGCTCAAGGCTGCGATCAGCGAGCACATGGGCCAGACCACCGACATTGTCGGCGTGGTGCTGAGCCAGGCGACTGCTTCCGGGCTGGCGTTGATCGGCTGGTTGGCGAATCTGGTGCTGATCCCGGTAGTAAGTTTTTACCTGCTGCGCGATTGGGACCTGATGATGGCCAAGATCCGCAGCCTGTTGCCCCGTGATCGCGAAGAGCGCGTGGTGACCCTGGCCGGTGAATGCCATGAAGTGCTCGGGGCGTTTGTGCGCGGGCAATTGCTGGTGATGCTGGCACTGGGCGTGATCTATGCCGCGGGCCTGATGTTGCTCGGGCTGGAGCTGGGGCTGTTGATCGGCCTGATTGCCGGTCTGGCGGCGATTGTGCCGTACATGGGCTTTGTGATCGGGATTGGTGCGGCGCTGATCGCCGGGCTGTTCCAGTTCCATGGCGACCTGTATCCGATGCTCGGCATCGTCGCGGTGTTCATGGTCGGGCAAGCGCTGGAAGGCATGGTGCTCACGCCATTGCTGGTCGGCGACCGGATCGGCCTGCACCCGGTGGCAGTGATTTTCGCGATTCTGGCCGGTGGCGAGCTGTTCGGCTTTACCGGCGTGCTGCTGGCGCTGCCAGTGGCGGCGGTGATCATGGTGCTGGTGCGCCATGTGCATGATTTGTATAAAGATTCGGATATGTACAGCGGTGTCGATGAGCCCGAGCTTTAA
- a CDS encoding DUF2066 domain-containing protein, with protein sequence MRFFSKFMFAGCLSLVTLVSHAEPVKNLYQVRQPVSGQSPEIRDQATQAALDTLVLRLTGDPKSVQNPGLAAIRKDPQQIISQYGFDAGPPEVLKVDFDPATTDQALRRAGLSLWGANRPSILGWWLNDSTEGSSLVGDGQASAAPLRRAAQHRGLPLRLPLADLSEQLVATAPNLEGSDAAPLRGASDRYNADALLAVHAHEDGGQWQAKWHLWLGDQKEAGSVQGADQAAVTDAVMLAVAERLAPRFVVKAGVSSEQLLEVQGMNLEHYAALGRLLDPFGARLVSVDGDHVVYRVNGSVEQLRSQLSLAKLQEVPAGEAPAPVTPVAPVADGSAPVAAPAPAPVPQLRFRW encoded by the coding sequence ATGCGTTTTTTTTCTAAATTTATGTTTGCCGGATGTTTGTCACTTGTCACCTTGGTGAGTCATGCCGAACCCGTGAAAAATCTTTATCAGGTCCGCCAGCCGGTCAGTGGCCAGAGCCCGGAGATTCGCGATCAGGCGACCCAGGCGGCGCTGGATACGTTGGTGTTGCGCCTCACTGGCGATCCCAAGTCTGTGCAAAACCCCGGGTTGGCGGCGATCCGCAAGGACCCGCAACAAATCATCAGCCAGTACGGCTTTGATGCCGGGCCGCCGGAAGTGCTGAAGGTCGATTTCGACCCGGCCACCACCGATCAGGCGCTGCGCCGTGCCGGACTGTCGTTGTGGGGCGCGAATCGGCCGTCGATCCTGGGCTGGTGGTTGAACGACTCCACCGAAGGTTCGAGCCTGGTGGGCGATGGCCAGGCCAGCGCTGCGCCCTTGCGGCGTGCGGCGCAACACCGGGGCTTGCCATTGCGCTTGCCACTGGCGGATTTGAGTGAACAGCTGGTGGCCACGGCGCCGAATCTTGAAGGCTCGGATGCAGCCCCATTGCGCGGCGCATCGGACCGTTACAACGCGGACGCCTTGCTGGCGGTGCACGCCCATGAAGACGGCGGCCAGTGGCAGGCCAAGTGGCATTTGTGGCTTGGCGACCAGAAGGAAGCCGGCAGTGTGCAGGGCGCGGACCAGGCTGCCGTGACCGATGCGGTCATGCTGGCGGTGGCTGAGCGTCTGGCGCCACGGTTTGTCGTCAAGGCTGGCGTGTCGAGCGAACAATTGCTCGAAGTGCAGGGCATGAACCTGGAACACTATGCGGCGCTGGGGCGGTTGCTCGATCCTTTCGGCGCGCGTTTGGTCAGCGTCGACGGCGACCATGTTGTTTATCGGGTAAACGGCAGCGTCGAGCAGTTGCGCTCGCAGTTGTCGCTGGCGAAGTTGCAAGAGGTGCCAGCCGGTGAAGCGCCTGCGCCGGTCACACCGGTTGCGCCTGTGGCCGACGGTTCGGCGCCTGTCGCAGCGCCGGCTCCGGCACCGGTGCCGCAACTGCGATTCCGCTGGTAA
- the purM gene encoding phosphoribosylformylglycinamidine cyclo-ligase, with the protein MSKQPSLSYKDAGVDIDAGEALVERIKSVAKRTARPEVMGGLGGFGALCEIPAGYKQPVLVSGTDGVGTKLRLALNLNKHDSIGIDLVAMCVNDLVVCGAEPLFFLDYYATGKLNVETATQVVTGIGAGCELSGCSLVGGETAEMPGMYEGEDYDLAGFCVGVVEKSEIIDGSKVAAGDALLALPSSGPHSNGYSLIRKIIEVSGADIENIQLDGKPLTDLLMAPTRIYVKPLLKLIKDTGAVKAMAHITGGGLLDNIPRVLPKGAQAVVDVASWTRPAVFDWLQEKGNVDENEMHRVLNCGVGMVICVAQEHVETALNVLREAGEQPWVIGQISTAAEGAAQVELKNLKAH; encoded by the coding sequence ATGAGCAAGCAACCCTCCCTGAGCTACAAGGACGCCGGTGTAGACATCGACGCCGGTGAAGCATTGGTCGAACGCATCAAGAGCGTCGCCAAGCGCACTGCGCGCCCGGAAGTCATGGGCGGCCTGGGCGGTTTCGGCGCCCTCTGCGAAATCCCGGCCGGCTACAAGCAGCCCGTGCTGGTTTCCGGCACCGACGGCGTCGGCACCAAGCTGCGCCTGGCGCTGAACCTGAACAAGCACGACAGCATCGGCATCGACCTGGTCGCCATGTGCGTCAATGACCTGGTGGTGTGTGGCGCCGAGCCGCTGTTCTTCCTCGACTACTATGCCACCGGCAAACTCAACGTCGAAACCGCGACCCAGGTCGTGACCGGCATTGGCGCTGGCTGTGAATTGTCCGGCTGCTCCCTGGTCGGCGGCGAAACCGCTGAAATGCCGGGCATGTACGAAGGCGAAGACTACGACCTGGCCGGCTTCTGCGTCGGCGTCGTGGAAAAATCCGAAATCATCGACGGTTCCAAAGTCGCTGCCGGCGATGCCCTGCTCGCCCTGCCATCTTCCGGCCCGCACTCCAACGGCTACTCGCTGATCCGCAAGATCATCGAAGTCTCCGGTGCCGACATCGAAAACATCCAGCTCGACGGCAAGCCGCTGACCGACCTGCTGATGGCCCCGACCCGTATCTACGTGAAGCCGCTGCTCAAGCTGATCAAGGACACCGGCGCCGTCAAAGCCATGGCCCACATCACTGGTGGCGGCCTGCTGGACAACATCCCGCGCGTACTGCCAAAAGGCGCACAAGCGGTGGTTGACGTCGCGAGTTGGACCCGCCCTGCGGTGTTCGACTGGTTGCAAGAAAAAGGCAACGTCGACGAAAACGAAATGCACCGCGTGCTGAACTGCGGCGTCGGCATGGTGATCTGCGTGGCTCAAGAGCACGTTGAAACCGCGCTGAACGTCCTGCGTGAAGCCGGCGAGCAGCCTTGGGTCATCGGTCAGATCTCCACCGCTGCCGAAGGCGCGGCTCAGGTTGAACTGAAGAACCTCAAGGCTCATTAA
- the purN gene encoding phosphoribosylglycinamide formyltransferase, with amino-acid sequence MSVTCDVVVLLSGTGSNLQALIDSTRTGDSPVRIAAVISNRADAFGLQRARDAGIDTRSLDHKAFEGREAFDAALIELIDAFNPKLVVLAGFMRILSAGFVRHYQGRLLNIHPSLLPKYKGLHTHQRALEAGDTEHGCSVHFVTEELDGGPLVVQAVIPVELHDSPQSLAQRVHVQEHLIYPMAVRWFAEGRLALGEQGALLDEKLLAASGHLIRT; translated from the coding sequence ATGTCCGTCACCTGTGATGTGGTGGTGCTGTTGTCCGGCACCGGCAGTAACTTGCAGGCCTTGATCGACAGCACGCGGACCGGCGACAGCCCGGTCCGCATCGCTGCGGTGATTTCCAACCGCGCCGACGCCTTCGGCCTGCAACGCGCCAGGGACGCGGGTATCGACACCCGCTCCCTGGATCACAAGGCTTTCGAGGGCCGCGAGGCCTTCGACGCCGCGCTGATCGAACTGATCGACGCCTTCAATCCCAAACTCGTGGTACTCGCCGGATTCATGCGCATTCTCAGCGCCGGTTTCGTGCGGCACTACCAGGGTCGCCTGCTTAATATCCATCCCTCGCTGCTGCCCAAATACAAAGGGTTACACACTCACCAGCGCGCGCTGGAGGCCGGAGATACCGAGCACGGCTGCTCCGTGCACTTCGTCACCGAGGAACTCGATGGCGGACCTCTGGTCGTACAGGCAGTAATACCGGTAGAGTTGCACGATTCGCCGCAGAGTCTGGCGCAGCGGGTCCACGTTCAGGAACACCTGATCTACCCGATGGCCGTACGCTGGTTTGCCGAAGGTCGTCTAGCCCTCGGCGAGCAAGGTGCTTTACTGGATGAAAAGTTACTCGCGGCCAGCGGCCACTTGATTCGAACCTAG
- a CDS encoding DUF3108 domain-containing protein yields MRRALLFACALLALPFAQAADLQPFSASYTADWKQLPMSGTAERSLVKGANGVWTLSFKASMMIASLSEQSTLTLDKDTLLPQSYHFERGGLGKAKKADLDFDWTAKMVTGTDRGDAVKIPLNRGMVDKSTYQLALQHDVAAGKKSMSYQVVDDGEVDTYDFRVLGSEKVDTKAGQIDAIKVERVRDPTQSKRITVMWFAKDWDYLLVRLQQVETDGKEYNIMLLDGTVNGKAVKGS; encoded by the coding sequence ATGCGTCGCGCCTTGCTCTTCGCTTGCGCTCTGCTCGCCCTGCCCTTCGCGCAGGCCGCAGACCTTCAACCCTTCTCCGCCAGCTACACCGCCGACTGGAAACAGCTGCCCATGAGCGGCACCGCCGAACGCAGCCTGGTCAAGGGCGCCAACGGTGTCTGGACGCTCAGCTTCAAGGCGTCGATGATGATCGCCAGCCTGTCCGAACAAAGCACCCTGACCCTGGACAAGGACACCTTGCTGCCTCAGTCCTACCACTTCGAACGTGGTGGCCTGGGCAAAGCCAAGAAGGCTGACCTAGACTTCGACTGGACCGCCAAAATGGTCACCGGCACCGATCGTGGTGACGCGGTCAAGATCCCGCTCAACCGCGGCATGGTCGACAAATCCACTTATCAGTTGGCCCTGCAACACGACGTGGCCGCTGGCAAGAAAAGCATGAGCTACCAGGTCGTCGATGACGGCGAAGTCGATACCTACGACTTCCGCGTGCTGGGCTCGGAAAAAGTCGACACCAAGGCTGGCCAGATCGATGCGATCAAGGTTGAGCGCGTGCGCGACCCGACACAAAGCAAGCGGATCACCGTGATGTGGTTCGCCAAGGACTGGGATTACCTGCTGGTCCGTCTGCAACAGGTTGAAACCGACGGCAAGGAGTACAACATCATGCTCCTCGACGGCACGGTTAACGGCAAGGCTGTCAAAGGCAGCTGA